GCCAATACACATTCGAATGGATGCGTCCTTCTTTGCCACACATACTATAGGATATGTAATGTCTGCATTCGAAGGTTCAATCAAGTGTAAGTCCAACAGTTCTTTCACTTGTCTGTCCACCTCTGCTCTATAAGACATTGGAACACTGTAGGAATGCGGTTTCCGTCTAGTAATATTGGGCAAAAGTTCAATCACGTGCTCCCCGATTGCAACTGGTTGCACTGGTCTTTTGAATAagggttcaaattcttttaataatgtctcCAATTCTGTTTGCTGCGTAGTTGATAAGTCAGGTGAGGCTACGGATTTTACTTCCTGCCAAAAGGAGTCTTCTTTCAATGGAGTATTTTCGATGTCACCAAATTCTTCTTCCCCTTCAAATATGACGTTCACACTTCCGGAGCTAGcaataaattctctcattttattttgatgcacatgCCTCAGACTACCATCAGGCATCTtcactaaaaatgaatgttcattctttcgtgattcgatggtacatggaccttgccatctagctaaaagcttgtttctagaatcaggtaatagaacaattaccttgtctcctggattaaagactttcttcgtagatctcaaattgtaataacgagccattctttcttgctgtactgttgaaatcaattttgctttctcaGCTGCGTCTTCTAGCTGCTTCTTAAGCTTTTCCATGTAAAGAGGTACTGGAGTAGTATCCAACTGCAAACCCTCTTCATCTGCCACCCAAGTGTTCCTCAGAATAGATAAGGGTCCTTCTGGTTTTCGTCCATATAACAACTGAAAAGGTGCTACGCCGGTCGTGCTGTTGGGGACTTCTCGATAGGCCCACAAAATGAATGGTATTTTTGTATGCCATGTACGTGGCTCTTCCAAAATGACATGATGTAGCATGTGCTTTAACGTCTGATTAAATCTTTCTACCAGCCCATTCGACTCTGGATGCAATGGTGTCGAAAATCTTGGGCTGGatcccattcttttttcaaactcttgtgTCAAACTAGCATTGAAATTAGTCCCATTGTCTGATGCTATTATATTAGGCACACCTGTCCGCATGAAGATGGTTAACAGTGCTTCACATGTAGCTTTGGCAGTTAAACTGGTCAGTGGTACTGCCTCAGCCCATCTCGTGTGTTGGTCAACTAGACATAATATATATCTGTGACCTTTTGCACTTGGCGGATCTATAGGTCCAATGATATCGATGTTTACAACTTGGAACGGCAATTCTGGTCTTGCCACAGGAGTAATTGGTACTCTGTCCTTTTGATTTATTCGCCTTGTCAACTGACACTCTTTGCACTGTTGACAAAAAGCTCTGACATCTTTGGATATTCCATGCCAGTAAAAAGAATACCTTattctttcagcagtttttcttgcGCCCATGTGACCTCCAAATACCGAacagtgagctaaatttagaacttCAAGTCTACGCTTCTTAGGCAAAACTAGCTGAGCAACGGACTCCCCTAAAACTTTCtctttgtgaaacaaaaatttattatggaaataatatcctccggacttttcatttgcacattttctagcatattccAAATCTGGACAATCCACTTGATCTTTAAGAAATTCGTCCGACCTTGATTGTTCTTtagcattcttttctgaattttccacaGATAATGCCCTTATTTCTTCACTTCCCAAGACTGGGTTATCATCACTTGTTTCATCGACAATTTCTCTATCTTTAATTGTCTTCGGTTCTGTGTCCTTTTCAGAAAtatcaacgaaataattttcttgaacaccCTGCAGCTTGTCCCTTATTTCTGGGGGCAACAGTACATCATCCACCAGAGTAGGAGCAACTGCACACAGCACTTCTTGGTGAATCATGTTCCCGTCTTCGCCAACGATGACACCCATTGGAATATTGACAAGAGAACATTTCTCCGCTGgaccaaaaatgccttttatataaattgaagcctTATCTTCAACAGGAAAATCAGTCAATATATCTCTTCTGACTACAGTTATTTCAGTGCCAGAATCAATTAAAGCTGTTGCATTTCCATTCACACTTATACGTATCCTTTCTAGATTACAAAGACCTTTATCAAGAGAAGGTCGTCTGTGAGACATCACTTTAGCCACTACTGCCGTTTCCTTAGTTACCGGTTCTGGGTCCACGACAGTTCTGTGAACATTTGCCTTTCTTCTACTATCTTGATCTGAGTTCGTCTTTAAAAGTTTGGGACAGAACTTCTTTACGTGACCATCCACTCCACAGAAATAGCAGGTAAACTTTGGACGGTTTTTCGGTTCGCATCTATTCCGTGTGAAACCTTTATCTTGCTTCATCTGTTTAGGACTATTATTATAGTCTCTGTTATCACGGCTAAAGGCGTTATTCCTAACATTTACTTGTTGATGTCCCTTGGGATTTCGATTTGATGGTCTCCGATAAGTTTTTCGAATACACTCGTACTCGTCTAGCTTGTCTGCTAAATCTTGGGGTTTGACTAATGTCCCCCACACATCAACAAAATGGTCACGAACCTCTTGTGGAACTCTCTTCTTTACTTGATCCGTAATGATCAAATCTTTCAGTCCCTCCAAATCTGTGACATTCAAAGCACTTATCCAGCcttgaaagtaatttgtaacttcataaatgaaatctttccaactcttctctggatttctttggtgctgaacaaatttctgccgaaaaccttcagcattcaatttaaacttc
The Argiope bruennichi chromosome 6, qqArgBrue1.1, whole genome shotgun sequence DNA segment above includes these coding regions:
- the LOC129971966 gene encoding uncharacterized protein LOC129971966, which codes for MAFLAKGIKCDLILLATEMGEEPKSDMTVYGLKTLITGSQVYEEEFVKTLLETIISTRKEQESKSKLQMEMEARKREMEFELEKKKIESGMAASNASSASGWISALNVTDLEGLKDLIITDQVKKRVPQEVRDHFVDVWGTLVKPQDLADKLDEYECIRKTYRRPSNRNPKGHQQVNVRNNAFSRDNRDYNNSPKQMKQDKGFTRNRCEPKNRPKFTCYFCGVDGHVKKFCPKLLKTNSDQDSRRKANVHRTVVDPEPVTKETAVVAKVMSHRRPSLDKGLCNLERIRISVNGNATALIDSGTEITVVRRDILTDFPVEDKASIYIKGIFGPAEKCSLVNIPMGVIVGEDGNMIHQEVLCAVAPTLVDDVLLPPEIRDKLQGVQENYFVDISEKDTEPKTIKDREIVDETSDDNPVLGSEEIRALSVENSEKNAKEQSRSDEFLKDQKVLGESVAQLVLPKKRRLEVLNLAHCSVFGGHMGARKTAERIRYSFYWHGISKDVRAFCQQCKECQLTRRINQKDRVPITPVARPELPFQVVNIDIIGPIDPPSAKGHRYILCLVDQHTRWAEAVPLTSLTAKATCEALLTIFMRTGVPNIIASDNGTNFNASLTQEFEKRMGSSPRFSTPLHPESNGLVERFNQTLKHMLHHVILEEPRTWHTKIPFILWAYREVPNSTTGVAPFQLLYGRKPEGPLSILRNTWVADEEGLQLDTTPVPLYMEKLKKQLEDAAEKAKLISTMPDGSLRHVHQNKMREFIASSGSVNVIFEGEEEFGDIENTPLKEDSFWQEVKSVASPDLSTTQQTELETLLKEFEPLFKRPVQPVAIGEHVIELLPNITRRKPHSYSVPMSYRAEVDRQVKELLDLHLIEPSNADITYPIVCVAKKDASIRMCIGYRALNAVTKVPNYPMKDTQELVFTAGMAQWLSCLDLLKGYYQIKMNDENKMLTAFSTHNGVYQWKVMPFGLSGASGLLLVAGGSNPAMNVQKDCGTQRNDDYLGLKTSDYQKNKCQVSKEGSIEAPIPVTELYQRSPERHEA